In Micromonospora purpureochromogenes, a single window of DNA contains:
- a CDS encoding S-methyl-5'-thioadenosine phosphorylase, which translates to MGPTADIAVIGGSGLYALLDGATEHVVETPYGAPSDPITLAEVGGRPVAFLPRHGRDHRYPPHLIPYRANLWALRSLGVRQVVAPCAVGGLRPELGPGTFVVPDQLIDRTSGRAQTYYDRGAVHVPFGDPYCPVGRRTLLAAAAGRDVAAVDGGTVVVVEGPRFSTRAESRWYASMGGTVVNMTGHPEAVLARELALCYTSIALVTDLDAGVQAGESVTQEEVFRVFAENTDRLRGVLLDAVGALPTDRDCPCGHALDGIKTPFPLP; encoded by the coding sequence ATGGGGCCGACGGCGGACATCGCGGTGATCGGCGGGTCGGGGCTCTACGCGCTCCTGGACGGCGCCACCGAGCACGTGGTCGAGACGCCGTACGGGGCGCCCTCGGACCCGATCACCCTCGCGGAGGTGGGCGGGCGGCCGGTGGCCTTCCTCCCCCGGCACGGCCGCGACCACCGCTACCCGCCGCACCTGATCCCGTACCGGGCGAATCTGTGGGCGCTGCGGTCGCTCGGGGTACGACAGGTCGTCGCCCCGTGCGCGGTGGGCGGTCTGCGTCCGGAGCTGGGCCCGGGTACCTTCGTGGTCCCCGACCAGCTGATCGACCGGACCAGCGGCCGGGCTCAGACCTACTACGACCGGGGTGCGGTGCACGTGCCGTTCGGCGACCCGTACTGCCCGGTCGGGCGGCGTACGCTGCTGGCCGCCGCGGCCGGCCGGGACGTGGCGGCGGTGGACGGCGGCACGGTGGTGGTGGTCGAGGGTCCGCGCTTCTCCACCCGCGCCGAGTCCCGCTGGTACGCCTCGATGGGCGGCACGGTGGTCAACATGACCGGCCACCCGGAGGCGGTGCTCGCCCGCGAGCTGGCCCTCTGCTACACCTCGATCGCGCTCGTCACCGACCTGGACGCCGGCGTGCAGGCCGGCGAGTCGGTCACCCAGGAGGAGGTGTTCCGGGTCTTCGCCGAGAACACCGACCGGCTGCGCGGGGTGCTGCTGGACGCGGTGGGCGCGCTGCCGACCGACCGGGACTGCCCGTGCGGGCACGCCCTGGACGGCATCAAGACCCCCTTCCCGCTGCCCTGA
- a CDS encoding YqgE/AlgH family protein produces MQEEGRAIGGRAMESMTGRLLVATPALKDPNFDRTVVLLVAHEAGGALGVVLNRATEVPVADVLGDWSDLARHPAVLFEGGPVQPDSAICLARMRHPMRRLKGFQQISGAVGTVDLSADPEKLRDGIGGIRVFAGYSGWGSGQLEQEIADGSWFVFDALPGDAFVDRPDDLWPMVLRRQGGMMAAVAHFPPDVALN; encoded by the coding sequence ATGCAGGAGGAGGGACGGGCGATCGGCGGTCGAGCCATGGAGTCGATGACCGGGCGGCTGCTGGTCGCCACCCCGGCCCTCAAGGATCCGAACTTCGACCGCACGGTGGTGCTGCTGGTCGCCCACGAGGCCGGCGGGGCGCTCGGCGTGGTGCTCAACCGGGCGACCGAGGTGCCGGTCGCCGACGTGCTGGGTGACTGGAGCGACCTGGCCCGGCACCCCGCTGTGCTGTTCGAAGGCGGCCCGGTGCAGCCGGACTCGGCGATCTGCCTCGCCCGGATGCGGCACCCGATGCGCCGGCTGAAGGGCTTCCAGCAGATCTCCGGCGCGGTGGGCACCGTCGACCTGTCGGCCGACCCGGAGAAGCTGCGCGACGGCATCGGCGGCATCCGGGTCTTCGCCGGTTACTCGGGGTGGGGGTCGGGCCAGTTGGAGCAGGAGATCGCGGACGGCTCCTGGTTCGTCTTCGACGCGCTGCCGGGCGACGCCTTCGTCGACCGGCCGGACGACCTGTGGCCGATGGTGCTGCGGAGGCAGGGCGGAATGATGGCGGCGGTCGCCCACTTCCCGCCCGACGTGGCACTGAACTAG
- the smpB gene encoding SsrA-binding protein SmpB, with product MPREKGRKVVASNKKARHDYAILDTYEAGMALTGTEVKSLRAGRASLVDAFAQERNGELYLHGMHIPEYTQGTWTNHEPRRTRKLLLNRLEIDRLIGKTREGGLTMVPLQVYFSDGWAKVEIALAKGKKSYDKRQDLAKRDADREIARVAGRRGKGMDD from the coding sequence ATGCCACGGGAAAAGGGTCGCAAGGTGGTCGCCTCCAACAAGAAGGCGCGCCACGACTACGCCATCCTCGACACGTACGAGGCGGGCATGGCGCTGACCGGCACCGAGGTCAAGTCGCTGCGGGCCGGTCGGGCCTCCCTGGTCGACGCGTTCGCCCAGGAGCGCAACGGCGAGCTCTACCTGCACGGCATGCACATTCCGGAGTACACCCAGGGCACCTGGACCAACCACGAGCCCCGGCGTACCCGCAAGCTGCTGCTCAACCGGCTGGAGATCGACCGGCTGATCGGCAAGACCCGCGAGGGCGGGTTGACCATGGTGCCGTTGCAGGTCTACTTCTCCGACGGCTGGGCGAAGGTGGAGATCGCCCTGGCCAAGGGTAAGAAGTCGTACGACAAGCGGCAGGACCTCGCCAAGCGGGACGCCGACCGGGAGATCGCCCGGGTGGCCGGCCGGCGCGGCAAGGGCATGGACGACTGA
- a CDS encoding CapA family protein: MTRCADRPCRPAATSVGGGAASSAADREEPGVRLSVIRMLLVAALVASPTAAGAAREETIHDRLAGTVTSTAPAGARQVTILGSGDILVHPPTWQQAGADAVKAGRPGYDFDPIFAPIRPAVESADLAICHLEAPMGPGAPADFPRFRAPTDLGPAIRTAGYDTCSTASNHSFDQGEQGVYANLDALDAAGLKHTGTFRSSAAQATPTIYQVKGVKIGHLSWAAHFNGHPPPPDKPWLANRIDVPAIKKAAAATRKAGAQIIVLSVHWGTEMEHTPDRDQVRWANELIGDPDIDLIIGHHAHVVQPFEKVGGKWITYGVGNTLARHDFPKDANREGVLAKFTFTEQADRRWTVTRAEAIPIWLSLKPTIRVLDLARLPAVDRRRETYRAAIDRISGYLDARGGINDGLQIAR; this comes from the coding sequence GTGACGAGGTGTGCCGACCGGCCCTGTCGGCCGGCGGCCACCTCCGTCGGCGGCGGTGCGGCATCATCCGCCGCTGATCGGGAAGAGCCGGGCGTGCGCCTTTCCGTCATCCGCATGCTGCTCGTCGCCGCGCTGGTGGCCTCGCCTACCGCGGCCGGGGCAGCCCGTGAAGAGACGATCCACGACCGGTTGGCCGGCACCGTCACGTCGACGGCTCCGGCGGGGGCTCGGCAGGTCACCATCCTGGGCTCGGGCGACATCCTGGTGCACCCACCCACCTGGCAGCAGGCCGGCGCCGACGCGGTCAAGGCCGGTCGGCCAGGTTACGACTTCGACCCGATATTCGCCCCCATCCGGCCCGCGGTCGAGTCCGCCGACCTGGCCATCTGCCACCTGGAAGCGCCCATGGGTCCCGGTGCGCCGGCGGACTTTCCCCGGTTCCGCGCCCCCACCGACCTGGGACCGGCCATCAGAACCGCCGGCTACGACACCTGTTCGACGGCCAGCAACCACTCCTTCGACCAGGGCGAGCAGGGCGTCTACGCCAACCTCGACGCGCTCGACGCCGCCGGGCTGAAGCACACCGGCACCTTCCGTAGCAGCGCCGCACAGGCCACCCCCACCATCTACCAGGTGAAGGGCGTCAAGATCGGGCACCTGTCCTGGGCTGCGCACTTCAACGGCCACCCGCCGCCACCGGACAAACCATGGCTGGCCAACCGCATCGACGTGCCCGCCATCAAAAAGGCCGCCGCAGCAACCCGCAAGGCCGGCGCGCAGATCATCGTCCTGTCCGTCCACTGGGGCACCGAAATGGAACACACCCCCGACCGGGACCAGGTGCGCTGGGCCAACGAGTTGATCGGCGACCCGGACATCGACCTGATCATCGGACACCACGCCCACGTCGTGCAGCCCTTCGAGAAGGTCGGCGGCAAGTGGATCACCTACGGCGTCGGCAACACCCTCGCCCGGCACGACTTTCCCAAGGACGCCAACCGCGAAGGCGTCCTGGCCAAGTTCACCTTCACCGAACAGGCCGACCGCCGATGGACCGTCACCCGGGCCGAGGCAATCCCCATCTGGCTCTCCCTCAAGCCCACCATCCGGGTCCTCGACCTCGCCCGGCTCCCGGCCGTCGACCGGCGGCGAGAGACGTACCGGGCCGCCATCGACCGGATCAGCGGCTACCTCGACGCCCGTGGGGGCATCAACGACGGCCTGCAGATCGCCCGCTGA
- a CDS encoding lytic polysaccharide monooxygenase auxiliary activity family 9 protein — protein sequence MTVRRVLAVLAAVAASVLPTATPAAAHGAPTSPLSRSAACGPEGPHAATPACRAAVRAGAAVREWDNIRVFGVNGRDRERIPDGELCSGGLSAYRGLDLPRTDWPATELTAGAKFTFRYRGTIPHKGTFRLYATRPGYDPQSALTWTDLSPRPFLTMTDPPLRNGSYQLAGRLPAGLTGRHLIYTVWQNSDTPDSYYSCSDVVFRDAERATPTAAASPAVAPRAASTAVPGFTAAPVPGDPGVPVASVTRLGGDSLRLVVGAAAAVTVLLAALVAMRLRRAGTVPTGRACDVRNHRAGRRRIW from the coding sequence ATGACCGTACGCCGAGTGCTCGCCGTCCTCGCGGCCGTCGCCGCGAGCGTCCTGCCGACCGCGACCCCCGCCGCCGCGCACGGCGCGCCCACCAGCCCGCTGAGCCGGTCCGCGGCCTGCGGCCCGGAAGGCCCGCACGCCGCGACTCCGGCCTGCCGGGCCGCCGTCCGGGCCGGAGCGGCGGTACGGGAGTGGGACAACATCCGGGTCTTCGGCGTCAACGGCCGGGACCGGGAGCGGATCCCGGACGGGGAGCTGTGCAGCGGCGGGCTGTCGGCGTACCGGGGGTTGGACCTGCCGCGCACCGACTGGCCCGCGACGGAGCTGACCGCCGGGGCCAAGTTCACCTTCCGCTACCGGGGGACCATCCCGCACAAGGGCACCTTCCGGCTCTACGCCACGCGCCCCGGCTACGACCCGCAGAGCGCGCTGACCTGGACGGACCTCTCGCCGCGCCCGTTCCTGACGATGACCGACCCGCCGCTGCGCAACGGGTCGTACCAGCTGGCGGGCCGGCTGCCGGCTGGGCTGACCGGGCGGCACCTCATCTACACCGTGTGGCAGAACTCCGACACCCCGGACAGCTACTACTCCTGCTCCGATGTGGTGTTCCGGGACGCCGAGCGGGCCACGCCCACCGCAGCGGCCAGCCCGGCCGTCGCGCCGCGCGCCGCCAGCACGGCCGTGCCCGGGTTCACCGCGGCGCCGGTGCCGGGCGATCCGGGCGTACCCGTGGCGTCGGTGACCCGCCTCGGCGGTGACAGCCTCCGGCTGGTGGTCGGCGCGGCGGCGGCGGTCACCGTGCTGCTCGCCGCGCTGGTCGCCATGCGGTTGCGCCGGGCCGGCACCGTTCCGACCGGCCGCGCCTGCGACGTGCGCAACCACCGCGCCGGCCGCCGCCGCATCTGGTGA
- a CDS encoding GNAT family N-acetyltransferase: protein MIEIETRVLSEGDWKMWRELRLAALAEAAYAFGSRLADWQGEGDREERWRGRLAIPGSYNIIGMLDGQPVGMASGVPTAQDGVVELISMYVAPVGRGRSVGDHLVRAVEQWARLVGAETLRLAVVEGNRNAWALYRRNGFRDTGELGDLMPDGVRREHIMAKALVA from the coding sequence ATGATCGAGATCGAGACGCGGGTGCTCAGCGAGGGCGACTGGAAGATGTGGCGGGAGCTGCGGCTCGCCGCGCTGGCGGAGGCGGCGTACGCGTTCGGCTCCCGGCTGGCGGACTGGCAGGGCGAGGGCGACCGCGAGGAACGCTGGCGCGGTCGGCTGGCCATCCCTGGCTCGTACAACATCATCGGGATGCTCGACGGGCAGCCCGTCGGAATGGCCAGCGGGGTGCCGACCGCTCAGGACGGCGTCGTCGAGCTGATCTCGATGTATGTGGCGCCGGTGGGACGTGGCCGGAGCGTGGGCGACCACCTCGTCCGGGCGGTCGAGCAGTGGGCTCGGCTGGTGGGCGCGGAGACCCTGCGCCTGGCCGTGGTGGAGGGCAACCGGAACGCCTGGGCGCTCTACCGGCGCAACGGCTTCCGTGACACCGGTGAGCTGGGCGACCTCATGCCCGACGGCGTGCGCCGTGAGCACATCATGGCCAAGGCTCTCGTGGCCTGA
- the mdlC gene encoding benzoylformate decarboxylase has product MATVRDTTYELLRALGLTTVFGNPGSTEQPFLRDFPADFRYVHALQEASAVAMADGYAQATGRPAHVNLHTAPGTGNGMGNLVTAWHNRTPLIVSAGQQSREMLLTEPRLTSRAPTELPQPYVKWSYEPVRAQDVPAAFMRAYASAAQPPAGPVFLSLPLDDWDQPADPPPQVRTVATRFGPDPRRLREFAALLAASRSPVLVLGAAVDRAAAWPLAVAVAERLAAPVWSAPAPERATFPERHPHYRGVLPFAIAPLAEKLRGHDTVLVVGAPVFRYYPHVPGAHLPDGTRLLHVTDDPDEAARAPVGDSLLGDAGLTLAALLDVLPAADRPAPEPRPAVEPPEPADPPDADTLFAALAACWPTDGVLVQESPSNLAALRRRLPMVRPASYFTMASGGLGYGLPAAVGIALAERDTGRGRPVVAVIGDGSFHYSVQALWTAARLRLPVVVLVPVNRQYAILKSFAELKHTPGVPGLELPGLDITAIAQGYGCATRVVGTPDELPAALADALRAEGPTVLPAPISGELPRIL; this is encoded by the coding sequence ATGGCGACCGTCCGGGACACCACGTACGAGCTGCTCCGCGCCCTCGGCCTGACCACCGTCTTCGGCAACCCCGGCTCCACCGAGCAACCGTTCCTGCGGGACTTCCCGGCGGACTTTCGCTACGTGCACGCCCTGCAGGAGGCATCCGCGGTGGCGATGGCCGACGGGTACGCGCAGGCGACCGGCCGCCCGGCGCACGTCAACCTGCACACCGCGCCGGGCACCGGCAACGGCATGGGCAACCTCGTCACCGCCTGGCACAACCGCACGCCGTTGATCGTCTCCGCCGGCCAGCAGAGCCGGGAGATGCTGTTGACGGAGCCCCGACTGACCAGCCGGGCACCGACCGAGCTGCCCCAGCCGTACGTGAAGTGGAGCTACGAGCCGGTCCGCGCGCAGGACGTCCCGGCGGCGTTCATGCGGGCGTACGCGAGCGCCGCCCAGCCGCCGGCCGGGCCGGTCTTCCTCTCCCTGCCGCTGGACGACTGGGACCAGCCGGCGGACCCGCCGCCCCAGGTGCGTACCGTGGCGACCCGGTTCGGGCCCGACCCTCGGCGGCTGCGGGAGTTCGCCGCGCTGCTGGCCGCCAGCCGCTCCCCGGTGCTGGTGCTCGGCGCGGCGGTGGACCGGGCCGCGGCCTGGCCGCTGGCGGTGGCGGTCGCCGAGCGGCTGGCCGCCCCGGTCTGGTCCGCCCCGGCGCCCGAGCGGGCCACGTTCCCGGAGCGGCACCCGCACTACCGGGGGGTGCTGCCGTTCGCCATCGCGCCGCTGGCGGAGAAGCTGCGCGGGCACGACACGGTGCTGGTCGTCGGCGCCCCGGTGTTCCGGTACTACCCGCACGTCCCCGGCGCGCACCTGCCCGACGGCACCCGGCTGCTGCACGTCACCGACGACCCGGACGAGGCCGCCCGGGCGCCGGTCGGCGACAGCCTGCTCGGCGACGCCGGGCTGACCCTCGCCGCGCTGCTCGATGTGCTGCCGGCGGCCGACCGACCGGCGCCGGAGCCCCGGCCGGCCGTGGAGCCGCCGGAGCCGGCCGACCCGCCGGACGCGGACACGCTCTTCGCCGCGCTGGCCGCCTGCTGGCCCACCGACGGGGTGCTGGTCCAGGAGTCACCGTCCAACCTGGCCGCGCTGCGCCGCCGGCTGCCGATGGTCCGGCCGGCGTCGTACTTCACCATGGCCAGCGGCGGGCTCGGGTACGGCCTGCCGGCGGCGGTCGGCATCGCCCTCGCCGAGCGGGACACCGGTCGCGGTCGGCCGGTGGTCGCGGTGATCGGCGACGGCTCGTTCCACTACTCGGTGCAGGCGCTCTGGACCGCCGCCCGGCTGCGCCTGCCGGTGGTCGTGCTGGTGCCGGTCAACCGGCAGTACGCCATCCTCAAGTCGTTCGCCGAGCTGAAGCACACCCCCGGCGTGCCCGGGCTGGAGCTGCCCGGCCTGGACATCACCGCGATCGCCCAGGGGTACGGCTGCGCCACCAGGGTCGTCGGCACGCCGGACGAGCTGCCCGCCGCGCTGGCCGACGCGCTGCGCGCGGAGGGCCCGACGGTGCTCCCGGCGCCGATCAGCGGCGAGCTGCCGAGGATCCTGTAG